ACTGTATGAGGTAACAAATGTGAAGTATATAATACGGTGTCTAACCCAGAGAAGGAGGACACTCAACAagccttgtttcttttctctgtgttcccttagtcaacatgtaatttttaaaaatccataaaatccTACCTGGTGACAGAGATGTCTTCAAACCTCGGTGAAACCTCAACCACTAAATCcgctattaaagaaaaaagtaaaaaagattcTATATCAGCAATAGAaaaacacagaatattaaaagtgTAAGACCAATGTTTTGTTAAAAAGCATTCCTTTGGGACCACACCTGGAGACTACACACTTCAGTGAATACTGAGTATACTCCTGGTAGGTAATTAATGCATAAAAACCACTTCCCCTCctttatatttatcaaaaaaaaggGTGTTTATCCAAATTTGATATCTTAAAGTGAACTGTTTACAAGGACCAAAATCCCAACCAAACTTTATGAGACTCACAAAAAATGGTAATCGTTAGTAGAATCAGCATCATAAACTGACAACTTCAAGCTCACACAGCGTGGTGTTTCTGGACGACACCCATGGGACTAACCCACCCCGCCATTTGGCTTTGTCAGCCTCATGTTATCTGGGCACATTCATCCCTATTTGCTCACATACGGTctagggctgctttcacactgcaaTGGCAGACATGAGTAGATGTGACAGACACCACATGGCCTAAAATACTGACTCTCTGGCCCTTTGTAGAAAAAGCTTGTGCATCCCTGCTTTATGCCATAACAGGAAACCCTAAGACTCCAATCAAATCTTACTCTTCTGCTCAACATTCTTCAGTGAATCCATGTAGCTGCCATTTCTGGTTCCCAACTTGACAACCGTTTCTTCTTCGTTGTCCTTGCTGGACAATTGCAACTTTTCTTGGACATTTTCTGCCCCAGCATGCGAAGAAGGTAAGCTCTCCTTAGctgcaaaaagagaaatgattattcTACAGTCATCACAGTAACTGCATTTCCTTTCGCAGTGGCTGCTTTAGGAATGAGCATGCGATGTAGCCCAGCCAATAAGATGCTAGGGGAAGTCTACTGGaagcttctctgttttcttactAGTTAACAGAAAACATGCAGAGAAGCAGCCCTCCTCGCCTGCGGATACGGTCATGTGAGACTATGATGCTTGGAGCTGCTGCTAATCAGCAGACCAGGAAAGGCGACATCAAACACCGGCAGCCTCACAGCTGAAAGAGGGACATCATCTGGGATCCTGATGACATCACCGAACCTTCTAAACAATCCTGACTCCTGTTGCTGTAGCCACTGTTACTTAGGTCTCCTATTATTATTTGCAGTTAAAAGCATTCTGACAGATTTCCCAAGGTCTACAGCAGACCTACTCCTTTCTATAGTACTAGAAAGGCTTTCAGAAGCACGCCTGAGCTAGGTAGTCACCTCGTTCCCAACCATTCCTACAGCATCCTTCCTGcaccaacaaaatgaaactcACAGATCCCGCAAAGTTCACTGGCACATCTTAGCCTTTGCACCGCTGTCCTCTCTGCCAAATGTAATCTTCAAAGATGTTCCACCCACCAAACActgcccttctgcctccttccctggcaaACTTCTACTCACTCTGCGTGGCTAACCTGACATCCTacccacttttaaaaaacttctttccTCAACATCGACTTAAAAGTATTTGGTACATATTAAATACCAATAAAAAATACGTAAAGACAGTTACAAAGTCCTCATGGGCTCTGGGACACAGTAAGCACAGAATAAAGTAGAGTAAATCATAAAAATGAGGATGACAGTAACAAGCTCCCGGAGGCCAGGAGCTGTGCTTTTGATCTGTTTGCATTCTGCAACGTCAGAGTGGTGCTTAGTACCTAAAAGACACTTGGATAGTCATCTGTTGAGTGGGTGAATTAACAgataagaatgttttctttgaaaatcctgtttaaaaaatatacaggcATTAACCATGGGACAACTCTACTGTGTTATGAGCACCTTGAAGACCAAAActctgtcttttccatctttgtatttcttacaGCAGAAGTTCTTTGCTTGATCAAGGTCTACAAAGTTAAAGGTGCCCTCATACAGTTCATACTGAACAGCACGCTAGGGGTCACATCTAGGCaacacagtctttttttttttttatgtgaagcACTTCTGTGCTCTTTTTTACAATTTGTTGAGTCCTGAGTTGTGCTATTTGAGTATGTATATAACAATCCTTTAACTAATGGCAATAGAAAATCTTGTTCTAACAAAATTATAGTTTCATGACAAGTAtccccaaaaaagagaagaaaacatctgACTCTCATGAAGGCAACATAGTCTCATTCTGTTTGCACTTCTGAGGAATGAAattggtgagagagagagaccttgGTGGTGTAATGATGTGAAAAGTAACCAGTGCTTCTCAACAAGGCACTGCTTTTCTGACTTCTGCCCTATCACTaggtatctttaaaaaacaatctcttaTTAGTATGCTGCACACTGGCCCAGCTGTGCAGCTCTaattgttggccatttgtttacAGCACCAGGAAGGTATTGCTGAGCTCCCAGTTTTAAAGACAATCACTTTTTAGTGAGGCTAATCACTATTCAATAACTAGCATTCATTTACCTGCTGTGATCCATTTGCTGTAAAAATTAAAGATCCAGTTCTGTAACAAGGCCAACTTGTTATAATGTTACAGGAAACGTACAACAAAGttaaaaacctatttttcttatttacacaAAGATATAATATGGGATTTCAGGGGccatgattaaataaatgaatttcttttcagacAATACTGTCTCAGATTTTAATTACCTACAATTAACTTCTTAAGTAATTCTGAATACTagccattaagaaaaaattaatgaaaaaaataaaaacacacatgaaatttacacactggcttttttcactgctCTTTCATTATCAAAACTTCCTCACTCTTACTTCCGTATCTATGGTGGGCCCAACAAGAGTAACTTATTACCAGAACTCTGTCCTAGGTCGCTGTTTTGAGGGGGAGTAGTTGGTATCTTTCCGTCTCTGTAGTCGACAATCAGTTGGTAAAGGCTATGtataaaaaatgtgataaataaatattaccacTTGAATACTAATATGAAAAACAATTGCCAAGTATATTAAATTCTTAGATCATTTCAGACAGTATCAGAGGTAATATCAAAACTTCAATTGTCCCATATACTTCAAATTTGTACAATCTACACTTTTAAATTTAGGATGtatagttaaaaaggaaaaaaaggtaaggTGAAGTAGTCATAAACTGAGGGCAGTACAGCTCAGTAAGTTAACTAGAGCAAGCCTGACATACGGAAAGTATCTCGAACTCAGAAGTCCCAGCTCTATAACCAACAGCTATTTGTTCCTGGAAAAAGTGCTTCTCTTCAGCTCAAAGCTTCCTTTATAGAACTGGGATCTTACTGTCAGGCAGTTAGTTATTAATACTCATAAGAGTATTATGAAGATTTAGTGAGATAATGTATCCCCCAGATGCTCAGAGAAATAGAGGAAGAATGGAATAATTTGTTCTTGAACTTTAATGCTGGAACTATTTGAGAATCCCAAATAAAACccaatgtgtgtttttttcataGGTGTAACATTTAAATGCGgcagttttcagaaaatgttacaaattacAGTGATTAGCTGTCCTTCGTGCTTTATAATTCAGGGCACCTCAGCTACTATAGAACTTGTagctacatttatttataaatatatgaccTCATACAAGCATATGTATGAGAACTAAACAAGCTGTCACGCTGAAGTTTACGTGTCCATCGCCACGAAGACCGCGGAAACTGGATCAGCACAGGCATCCCGGGAGCAGAGGTCAGTCATGACCCGACTGCAGgaccagtttctttttccttttcttctcttaaaattttattaaaggtcTTTAGAGAGCAACATCCAGACCCCAGACCCAGCTGCCGAGGAGATCCTGTTAAAACCAGTTTTAGTGCCAACACTGCAGCAACAGAATCAAGGGAAACAAGAGAACGATTAGAATGCCCTCGCCCTGCCCCAATGCCTTGTGGGAGAGGATTGTCACTGTGCTCTTAGGGAATCCCTTCGGTTCTTGGAAAATTCAAGAGGAAGATTATAGAAGAAAGTCCCCAAAGGAAAATACAGGATTTTCTGCTCTACTAAACATTTCAAGACCCAAATAACTAGTTAGAAAAATCAGATATGTGACATTATTTGTACCCCATGCATAGGGGTTACACTGGGATGAAATGGAGACCAGTAGGACCCTAAGGATAAAGGTCTTACAAACCCTGAGATAAAGAACCCTGTGCCCACTGCTCCATCTCACTAGTCTGGCCTTTTGCTGGTTTCCAGCTGGTGATGGGGAGGGTCTCACTGCCATCCCCAAAGTGCCTGCTCCCAACTAGGAACTCTCACCTGTCACGTAACAAGGAACAGTTAGGTCATTTTCAACCTCAGTTTAGAGATAACTGGCATTTTAATGTAAACACTTACTGTTTAAAACCATTACGACAAGCATATCTTTCAGCAGACATTCCGTGTAAATCTCGAGAATCGGCATTAACACGCTTCTGAAGAAGCAGCTTGACTATGTCCGGTGAGTCATGAAACACAGCAAGCATGAGCGCTGATCTAAAAAGAGACAGCTTCACCCTTAGGAACTTAGTTAGCTTAACTTAAACAGTTAATCTGATCTGTTTTACCAAGTTAATATCCTGCCCACCCCTGGAGAACTGACCATTTACATGCTCGAGTGCTCATCTTTGCAAATCACCTCCAAGGCCAAAACGGAGGGACAAAAAAGAAGCCTCCTGTCCTACTTGGGTAGCACACAGTAGAAGTGGCTAAATTCAAGTCCTCTGATGGACAAGAAAGGATGCTGAGGTCACTTATCTGAAGCaggtaaagatttaaataaaggattccccttttcttccctagtctaaaatataatactttaaaatcagcTAGAGGTCAGGTAAGGAGAAGCTGTTTGCAGGCCGAAAACAGTAACATGAATAAAAACGGCAATAAAAATAGTCACGGCTGCAGTTAACCACGCTGAGAAGCATGTGCCCGGCACTAACCTGAACAGTCTACGCATGGTCTTTCTTAAGCACAACCGCCCTTGAAGGATGTACTACGACCCTCCTTTACGTGTCAGGAAGTATATTTGTTGATAATAAATCATGTCCCCCAGGTAACACACCTGAccagcaggagagctgggaatTCAACCTCATCTGACTCTAAAGCCCAGCTCCTTCCTCTTTATCATCCACCAATGAATTGTCTTCTTTAAAGGGAATGTTTATTCAATAATTAgagctatttttcttccttctaccattatcaattaaaaagaaaaacatcaaaatgtacTAGAagtgaaaaaggataaaaactgaTGAGCCCACAGTATCTGGTCATAGTTACTCTTAGTGATACTCACTTAGTGATAACCTAATAACATCAGTATCCTTCAAAGGAAGTAATTTAAAGCAGAATCatccaaaagacaaaacaaactccTCTCTGTTTAATATGCatcttttaagaaacaaatatataccaactagaggttaaaaaaattataaaagagtGAAGAAATTCAACACTGTCTcataagttaaattaaaattagagtccatactaataaaactaaaatgaaatccCTGAACTATTGTAAGATCATATGACCAAAAAAATCAGGATGCAAATGACATCAGTCACTATCATAAAGGAAGATGAATCCTGCTGCATACCGTTctttgtgacaccaggcagaatAATTGCTTTTCTACCTGACTGATGATGTGTTGATTCCAAGTTAATCCTCTTCTTATTAAGTTAATCTTTCTGATTGGCTGTTACTACTTaagaattaagattttaaaaaaaaagacagagagagagagaacacactaTTGTACCTTTCCGCCTTGTCAACTGCATGTATATTTGCCCCGTTCTCAATCAAAAATCTGACCATTTCTTTGTTCTCCCTGATGGCGAGTAAAAATGGTGTGAAGTTATACtgtaaaatagtaaaaacagtTGATAATGtacaaaattacatataaatttcaaaactgaatttaaaaacttaagtctCTGAACTTAAACATATACTATAAAGTAAATAACAAGTAGCCCCTTCCTCCTTGCCCCTCTGTGCCCCTTCTCTTTAAAAGGTTCCTCCTTGACTTCCTCGAAAGCTTCCCTGTGAAGTCACTCTCTGAAACTCACTTCAGACATTTGCTGGTTCCAAGAACCTGCGCTTCTATTGCAGCATGTGTCAGGCATTCTCTAGTTACCTTACTGCTCAACTACTTACTCCCGACACTCTAAACACTGCTCCAGAGAGAGACATTCAGCTactgaatcaactacacttctaAGGAGCCACGCTGAGGAGAAAGATACCATACTGTTTGCAACATGCATAACCTATCCAGTTACAACTATGACTAATCTCATAAAGCTTGCAGACATTCCAATGGGTATATGATTATTTGCatgtaaagaaaaagtttttcttaaaccaacttataaattctaatttgaaaaattccATCTCACTCTTAagggattattataaaatatgaagtggactataaattaatatagactgcttttaaaatcttgaaatatttatcaaaatatacaaCAGGAATTGTAAATTCAAATGCTTACAGAGGCAACATAGGTGGCCCGAGTAAGTGAAGGTCCCAGGTGAGGACAGCAAACCGGAGAACACACGCCCCACCGAGAAGGGGCCACCTCTGCAGGGCAGACCGCACAGGAGCCTGGGCTCAAGGGGGACCAGATTTGATTCTTTAGGAGAAGTTCTGAAGTGCAGATTTTGGCACAAGTctcctaaattttaaatgttgactcaGTGTGTGGAGGCAAACTGAACATAACCAGGGCCACGTTTAGTCTATAGCCCACttgtgtttttatgtttgctGTGTTTCCAAACAGTTGGGTATAAATCAAGTATTTGTATGTAAAACCTTGCCTTTCTTTAGAATCATATGTCTTACACACAAAAACACTTGGCCCCAACATGTACTAAAAATTGTGATTAACACTCATAAGGCCCACTTCAAGAATTTTTCCAATGCCTACTAAAACTACAATCTACCTGTATCTAATTCTCCCTGTTAATCAAGTGGATAATTAGTTCATAAGACGGCCAaaactaaattattaaaacaattccAATTTGTTACTAATGTCATGGGTCTTGATGTTTAAAACTGCCATCTTCCATGGTATacttatatataatggaaaacaactcagccataaaaaaggaataatgccatttgcagcaacatggaaggaactagagattatcatactgagtgaggtaagtcagaaagTGAAAGACAGATCCCACAGGATATCACTtgatatgtggactctaaaatatgatacaaatgaacttatttataaaacagaaatagactcacagacatagaaaacaaactgatggttaccaaaggggaaagggggtgggagaagaATAAATTAGCAGTTTTGGACTAGCAGAAGacaactactatataaaaataatcaacaacaaggtcctactgtatatactacagggaactatactcaatatcctgtaataaaccataatggaaaagaatgtgtgtgtgtgtgtgtgtacatatatatctatctaagaatgtatatataactgaataagaatatatataactgagtaagaatatatataactgaataagtATATACAATGAAtgagaatatatatgtaactaagaatgtatatataactgaataagaatatatatatatgtataactgaatcactttgctgtacaccagaaactatcacaacactgtaagtcaattagactttaatttaaaaaaaactgtcatgTTGATTATGCTAGGGCTCAGTGAATCTAACAGATAGGTTGCAAGAGTCCGTCACACAGCTTTAACCAAAAGAAGGCTCATGATTTCCTATTACTGCAATCAGAAAAACCCTGCTGACCTAATGACCTGGATGGGAACAAAAGGTGCAAAATCTTTAAAGGATCCGACTCTACTTATTGAATCACTCACCACAAGCAAGTTTCTAAGACTGTCTGAGTGCCACTGAATGATCAGTGGTTAGAAGGGAAAAGGAGCTATTCTTCAAGGCAATAGATATTGCCAGTAATATTGTCAGTAAACTCCTCAATCACAGAGGGAAAGACGGATAAAAGTCAGGCTAACACGGCTGGAAAAGAGAGCACTGAAAGAAGCAGCATCTATCAAACCCCTGCGCTTCCAGTAATGTCTTATTTTTGAGATCTGTGAATTTACACGTATTACACGCATCCATTCAATAGTCCTTAACCAAGGGTTGTATCAGAATCTCAGGGAAGTATTTCTAAACACTTGTGTCCAGACCTGAGTAGATTTATTCAATCAAAATCTTCAGGGGAGAGCCAGGAGAAAAAGCAGGAGGACCAGCTTTGTCATCACTTGCTCCCCACCTACAGCCACAGCCCCGCAGGGGAGCCACACCAGGCTGAACATGGACGACCCCAAGGTGAAGGTGTACATGGAGGGCCATGTGGCCACCAGCACAAGTGAATGCCCCTGCTGGCTGTCAAACATGACCTGCCCTCACTTGTCCAGATTCTAGAACCTGGGATCCTGGGGTGCTCAGGGCCTGCGGTTTGCCGCCTCCCCCGCCCAGGTGCAGTCACCCAGCTCCCCCTGCTGGGTACTgggttccttcctcctcccacccatccccaggcaggcagccagcccTTGCCATCACTTCACTCCCCGCAAGCCTTCACCTTCTGTAGGCTCTGAGCCTACCACCCACTCCCAGACACTTCCTAATGGGAAGTTGTTCCTTCTGGGGTAGAAGTGCAGCTGGGAGACAGAGCTCTGCCCTTTCTGTGGGCACTACATCTAGCCCCTGGCCTTGGTTTTGGAGTTGTTTCCATGATAACAGGGCCTGATGTAATCAGTATAcatattactataaataaaacacctGTAGCTAGAAAAGACCCTATATTTGAAATATCTTGTAAATAGAGTCAGTTGAGCTATACCTTGTTTATCGCCTCAATATCTGCATTATAGCGGAGCAGCTTTGTTGCAATTGATGTATTTTCAGCCAAGACAGCGTAATGCAGAGCAGTGTTTTGACAGTTGTCCTTAAGATTTGGGTCAGCACCGCGTTTCAGCATGATAGTGACACATACTTCTTCCTGGCATTCTACAGCCTGTTGGTATCAAGCCAAGAAACAGACTGTAAGTGCTCGGCATTCCAAGTTAACATTTCTCAAGTCCCAGCCGtttgttatatttaaaacaattaaattcatttttattctaagtaaTTACATCGAATCCATCTCATGTGGACATGGTTGGCTGCTACACACCTTCATGAGAGCTGTCTTGCCTTCCTCATCACGAGCATTCAGATCACACTTCCACTCTATGAGGAGAGTCACCACTGATGACTTGCCGCTGCTGCAGGCTAAGTGTAGGGCAGTCCTGAGAACATGAGAGGACGTTTTAGGAAATTAGAGCGTACTAGTTCAAAGGTACAGTTACTCACGTAATGCTAAACATTCAACAGCATGCGATTCCTATACctttaaaactaacatttagtCTTATCTTAGTTCTTTCTATGGGGAAAGAACAATATTTATTAGCTCTTACTACTCACCACATTAATGGAAGAACTACCTGTTTGAATAGAAAGGGCATGCCGTTGAGATTCAGCTCAACTTGGGTCTCACTTCTACTTTAACACTGTCACTTATTAGCTCTCACTTAGcctgtctgtgcctcaatttcctcatcaacaAAATGGGCATGAAGTAGTAGCTATCTTACAGGACCCCACTGTGATGCTTAAATGAAAAGCTATACAAAATGTCTGGCAGTTCCTTGCACAAAATAATAGCTCAATAATTGTTAGGTAATATTATAACTGTTACCGTTACTATTTTACAAAGACAACAtttcaattaagtaaaatgatCGTATATCTACTTTACTGCTGCAAGGATGAGAAAGAACACTGTACTTCAATGATTCTAACATGCTCATTGTCTCACACTTCAACATCTCTGACATGGGaaggcaatttaaaattcatgtcttaCAACCATAGTTGGCAGCTCCTCCCaggcccgccccaccccgccccgccccgccgctgTTACCtgttcttcctgtctctgctgtCTACGACATTTTTCTTGCGTGACAGCAACTCCTGCACTTTATGCCTGTAACCTAAATACGCGGCTCTGTGGAACTCCTTCAGCTCACCGCTGTGGACGTAATACCCAGGCACGGGGTTCTCACGATCCCTGGGCTCTCTCTGATGGGTGGTGAAGCCCACCCATCTCGCTAACTTAACGAGTCCCTTCTTCATCTGGCTTATCGCCTTCCGACACCGCTCACTTCCCTCCTGGCCTCTTGCCGCCTCCCGATCTCAGCGCTGGCGCTACAGAAGAGCCACAGAGGTCTCGCTGCCACACCTTGGCTGCGAAGCTCAGCGGCGCGGAATGTTTGGTTCGGAACGGTCGTAGCCTAGCAACAGCTCTGACCCTCAACTGTCCCTCAACTGTCCCTCCAGAGCCGGTGTCCCTGTGAGTGCACACAGAGGCCCGGAGGCCCAGTGTGCCCAGTGAGCACATGGGAGCCTAAGGCATTTCAAATCTCTGCAGTTGCTTGTGGGCCATCTTGGGTTCCCTTCAAATGCTGGTGCTAGGTGGCTAAGTGTTTCGGGACATTTCCTGAAGTGAGGCCTGCCCCTGACAAAGTCACGTTTGTATGCAACTGTGGTTACAGTGGGGTGGAACCACAGGATGCTGAAGGCCTAGTCCCGCACAGAGCTCCCCACCAAGAATCTCTACTTCGCCTTATCCCTCAGTTCATTCCCTTCCAcatccctctgggccccagccagtCTCCAGGGAATTCAGCGGATGCAAACAGCAGAAAGCGGCTTTCACGGTTT
The genomic region above belongs to Camelus ferus isolate YT-003-E chromosome 22, BCGSAC_Cfer_1.0, whole genome shotgun sequence and contains:
- the LOC106730443 gene encoding ankyrin repeat domain-containing protein 26-like isoform X16 produces the protein MSKCTIHQTAGTLAGPRPWPVQQRRVCALPWLARGPRNLTALHLACSSGKSSVVTLLIEWKCDLNARDEEGKTALMKAVECQEEVCVTIMLKRGADPNLKDNCQNTALHYAVLAENTSIATKLLRYNADIEAINKYNFTPFLLAIRENKEMVRFLIENGANIHAVDKAERSALMLAVFHDSPDIVKLLLQKRVNADSRDLHGMSAERYACRNGFKHLYQLIVDYRDGKIPTTPPQNSDLGQSSAKESLPSSHAGAENVQEKLQLSSKDNEEETVVKLGTRNGSYMDSLKNVEQKTDLVVEVSPRFEDISVTSISPKHDVDDSRPPSDGNLDLAPKKVRHPRFAKPIQAWGEPMINTEAKDGVLKPGTSTFFEDNNSNNENEDAVRTFSQPSTEVSGFSHPAFPAPEPLTSSAVLGVTEEEARKPKTGGKENGTRTINSVLKEQADHSKLISVDGAHKSDRGDSTSALRFEEKEDVKSPWDSESISEIQLPNYVEHLSGTAGLGEKNTLNGQVENSTEKYPHLKT
- the LOC106730443 gene encoding ankyrin repeat domain-containing protein 26-like isoform X13, which gives rise to MSKCTIHQTAGTLAGPRPWPVQQRRVCALPWLARGPRNLTALHLACSSGKSSVVTLLIEWKCDLNARDEEGKTALMKAVECQEEVCVTIMLKRGADPNLKDNCQNTALHYAVLAENTSIATKLLRYNADIEAINKYNFTPFLLAIRENKEMVRFLIENGANIHAVDKAERSALMLAVFHDSPDIVKLLLQKRVNADSRDLHGMSAERYACRNGFKHLYQLIVDYRDGKIPTTPPQNSDLGQSSAKESLPSSHAGAENVQEKLQLSSKDNEEETVVKLGTRNGSYMDSLKNVEQKTDLVVEVSPRFEDISVTSISPKHDVDDSRPPSDGNLDLAPKKVRHPRFAKPIQAWGEPMINTEAKDGVLKPGTSTFFEDNNSNNENEDAVRTFSQPSTEVSGFSHPAFPAPEPLTSSAVLGVTEEEARKPKTGGKENGTRTINSVLKEQADHSKLISVDGAHKSDRGDSTSALRFEEKEDVKSPWDSESISEIQLPNYVEHLSGTAGLGEKNTLNGQVEMNCTYKWTAVTAVDFLNRRTN
- the LOC106730443 gene encoding POTE ankyrin domain family member A-like isoform X21; this encodes MSKCTIHQTAGTLAGPRPWPVQQRRVCALPWLARGPRNLTALHLACSSGKSSVVTLLIEWKCDLNARDEEGKTALMKAVECQEEVCVTIMLKRGADPNLKDNCQNTALHYAVLAENTSIATKLLRYNADIEAINKYNFTPFLLAIRENKEMVRFLIENGANIHAVDKAERSALMLAVFHDSPDIVKLLLQKRVNADSRDLHGMSAERYACRNGFKHLYQLIVDYRDGKIPTTPPQNSDLGQSSAKESLPSSHAGAENVQEKLQLSSKDNEEETVVKLGTRNGSYMDSLKNVEQKTDLVVEVSPRFEDISVTSISPKHDVDDSRPPSDGNLDLAPKKVRHPRFAKPIQAWGEPMINTEAKDGVLKPGTSTFFEDNNSNNENEDAVRTFSQPSTEVSGFSHPAFPAPEPLTSSAVLGVTEEEARKPKTGGKENGTRTINSVLKEQADHSKLISVDGAHKSDRGDSTSALRFEEKEDVKSPWDSEILLKNILT
- the LOC106730443 gene encoding ankyrin repeat domain-containing protein 26-like isoform X17, with the protein product MSKCTIHQTAGTLAGPRPWPVQQRRVCALPWLARGPRNLTALHLACSSGKSSVVTLLIEWKCDLNARDEEGKTALMKAVECQEEVCVTIMLKRGADPNLKDNCQNTALHYAVLAENTSIATKLLRYNADIEAINKYNFTPFLLAIRENKEMVRFLIENGANIHAVDKAERSALMLAVFHDSPDIVKLLLQKRVNADSRDLHGMSAERYACRNGFKHLYQLIVDYRDGKIPTTPPQNSDLGQSSAKESLPSSHAGAENVQEKLQLSSKDNEEETVVKLGTRNGSYMDSLKNVEQKTDLVVEVSPRFEDISVTSISPKHDVDDSRPPSDGNLDLAPKKVRHPRFAKPIQAWGEPMINTEAKDGVLKPGTSTFFEDNNSNNENEDAVRTFSQPSTEVSGFSHPAFPAPEPLTSSAVLGVTEEEARKPKTGGKENGTRTINSVLKEQADHSKLISVDGAHKSDRGDSTSALRFEEKEDVKSPWDSESISEIQLPNYVEHLSGTAGLGEKNTLNGQVEKRIEEYDKYL